Proteins from a genomic interval of Gemmatimonas sp.:
- a CDS encoding M1 family metallopeptidase has translation MARRLVPLGAATLTTLLAVVATVAHAQSAPAGTARSRAVSDTSVFAPLVLPTPNAFRSGSGAPGAKYWQNRADYTLAATLDTAAKTVKGELTLRYTNRSPDTLRFMWLQVEQNAFRAKSLNSYIFPEESRFGARGFEGGYTFSKLDQLVAAKGGASKRMPLARRLNETMMKVEFAEPLAPGRTAVLDMAWTFPVPEHGADRMGRDGALYEIAQWFPRAAVYDDVRGWNIEPYLGQGEFYLDYGDYNLAITVPSGYIVAATGSLQNAREVLTPTQIARHTLAAKSDTVIRLITADELAKGTARPRTSGTMTWRFSAKNVRDAVWAASPEFQWDASSWKGIMAYAYYRPAAAVNWHDAADQARMSIIEYSERWFQYPWPHISAVEGPISGMEYPMIAMENISNDIYDLYNVVTHEIGHMWFPMIVGSNERTYMWQDEGFNTFINTFSEGRRYPERGDQLARAAEERRMVESFMVQGVDKPVDINPDRISPALLGEAAYVKPSVGLQLLREEILGSDAFDDAFRTYIGRWAYKHPTPADFFRTMEDVSGRRLDWFWRQWFVENARFDQSVDSVITRTKGDTTFVGVLYGNRERGVLPVRARFTFTDGTTQDYVYPAEVWSTNSRQYGREYAFVKKQLAQIELDPEQRLLDVDRNNNRWGKTRVTP, from the coding sequence ATGGCGCGTCGGCTCGTACCCCTTGGTGCGGCAACCCTGACGACACTGCTCGCCGTCGTCGCCACGGTGGCCCACGCGCAGTCGGCGCCGGCCGGCACCGCACGGTCGCGTGCCGTGTCCGATACGTCGGTCTTCGCGCCGCTCGTGCTGCCCACCCCCAATGCGTTTCGTAGCGGCAGCGGCGCCCCTGGCGCGAAGTACTGGCAGAACCGCGCCGACTACACCTTGGCCGCCACACTCGATACGGCCGCCAAGACCGTGAAGGGGGAACTCACCCTGCGCTACACGAACCGGTCGCCCGACACGCTGCGCTTCATGTGGCTGCAGGTCGAACAGAATGCGTTCCGAGCCAAGTCGCTCAACTCGTACATCTTCCCCGAAGAGTCCCGATTCGGAGCCCGCGGTTTCGAGGGTGGATACACGTTTTCGAAGCTCGATCAGCTCGTGGCGGCGAAGGGCGGGGCATCGAAGCGGATGCCGCTCGCCCGTCGATTGAACGAGACGATGATGAAAGTCGAGTTTGCCGAGCCGTTGGCTCCGGGTCGCACCGCCGTGCTGGATATGGCGTGGACGTTTCCCGTGCCGGAACATGGTGCCGATCGCATGGGTCGTGACGGCGCGCTGTACGAGATCGCGCAGTGGTTCCCTCGGGCCGCGGTGTACGACGACGTGCGTGGATGGAACATCGAGCCGTACCTCGGACAGGGCGAGTTCTATCTCGATTACGGTGACTACAACCTGGCCATCACCGTGCCGTCCGGATACATCGTGGCGGCGACCGGCTCGCTGCAGAACGCGCGCGAGGTGCTCACCCCCACGCAGATCGCGCGTCATACGTTGGCCGCGAAGTCGGACACCGTGATTCGTCTCATCACCGCTGACGAACTGGCCAAGGGCACGGCGCGCCCGCGCACCAGTGGCACGATGACCTGGCGTTTCAGCGCAAAGAACGTGCGCGATGCCGTATGGGCGGCGTCCCCCGAATTCCAGTGGGACGCGTCGAGCTGGAAGGGGATTATGGCGTACGCCTACTATCGCCCCGCGGCCGCAGTGAATTGGCATGACGCCGCCGACCAGGCGCGCATGTCCATCATCGAGTACTCGGAGCGCTGGTTCCAGTATCCCTGGCCGCACATCTCCGCGGTGGAAGGACCGATCAGCGGCATGGAGTATCCGATGATCGCGATGGAGAACATCAGCAACGACATCTACGACCTGTATAATGTGGTTACCCACGAGATCGGCCACATGTGGTTCCCCATGATCGTGGGCAGCAACGAACGGACGTACATGTGGCAGGACGAAGGCTTCAACACCTTCATCAATACCTTCTCCGAAGGGCGCCGTTATCCGGAGCGCGGCGATCAGCTCGCGCGCGCGGCCGAAGAACGGCGCATGGTGGAGTCGTTCATGGTGCAGGGGGTCGACAAGCCGGTGGATATCAATCCCGATCGCATCAGTCCGGCACTGCTGGGCGAAGCGGCGTACGTGAAGCCAAGCGTGGGACTGCAGCTGCTGCGCGAGGAGATCCTCGGCTCGGACGCGTTCGACGATGCCTTCCGCACCTACATCGGTCGGTGGGCCTACAAACATCCCACGCCGGCCGACTTCTTCCGCACCATGGAGGACGTCAGCGGCCGTCGTCTCGATTGGTTCTGGCGTCAGTGGTTCGTCGAGAATGCGCGATTCGACCAGAGCGTGGACAGTGTGATCACGCGCACGAAAGGCGACACCACCTTTGTCGGCGTGTTGTATGGCAATCGTGAACGCGGTGTCTTGCCGGTGCGGGCCCGCTTCACGTTCACTGATGGCACCACGCAGGACTATGTGTATCCGGCGGAAGTCTGGAGTACGAACTCGCGACAATATGGGCGTGAGTATGCGTTCGTGAAAAAGCAGCTCGCGCAGATCGAGCTGGACCCCGAACAGCGTCTGCTCGACGTGGATCGCAACAACAACCGTTGGGGCAAGACGCGCGTTACGCCGTGA
- a CDS encoding rhodanese-like domain-containing protein encodes MFFRELYDHALAQASYVIGCQATGEAIVIDPLRDPAPYRDVARAEGLRITHITETHIHADFVSGARELRAATGGRLYLSAEGGPEWQYAFAAQDDAVLLHDGDTIMVGNIQLDVLHTPGHTPEHLAFVVTDRPRGAGPMGILTGDFVFVGDVGRPDLLERAAGIADTMEAGARTLFRSLQRFRALPDHLQVWPGHGAGSACGKALGAVPSSTVGYEKLSNWGVAEADEAAFVAAVLDGQPEPPRYFAVMKRINREGPPVLGRSPAAPRLASNDVVVATSSRSRWMLDLRPASEYADGAIDGSVSLPYSKSFSTWAGSIIPVTDEIVLMSDGESDAVSWAVRDLSRIGFDRIVGWVDAREALAAARDAGQAVHRIPQTSVTDVPSQRADGAATVIDVRGRTEWDAGHIDGALHVPLGDLRQRLDELPATPLLVHCQSGVRSAVATSLLHRLGRQDAVNIRGGFAAWIAAGLPTAGRNE; translated from the coding sequence ATGTTCTTTCGCGAATTGTATGATCACGCGCTGGCGCAGGCGAGCTACGTGATCGGATGCCAGGCCACCGGCGAAGCCATCGTGATCGATCCGCTTCGCGATCCCGCTCCCTATCGCGATGTGGCGCGCGCTGAAGGGCTGCGCATCACGCACATTACCGAAACGCATATCCACGCCGACTTCGTGTCCGGCGCCCGCGAGCTCCGCGCCGCGACTGGCGGGCGCCTGTACCTGTCGGCAGAAGGCGGCCCGGAATGGCAGTACGCTTTCGCCGCGCAGGATGATGCGGTGCTGCTGCACGACGGCGACACGATCATGGTGGGCAACATTCAGCTCGATGTCCTGCACACCCCCGGACACACGCCTGAACATCTCGCGTTCGTGGTGACCGATCGTCCACGAGGTGCCGGTCCGATGGGGATTCTGACCGGCGACTTCGTGTTCGTGGGCGATGTCGGGCGGCCTGACCTGCTGGAACGGGCGGCCGGAATCGCTGACACGATGGAGGCGGGAGCACGAACGCTCTTCCGGTCGCTGCAGCGGTTCCGGGCGCTTCCTGATCATTTGCAGGTGTGGCCCGGACACGGCGCCGGATCCGCCTGCGGGAAGGCATTGGGCGCGGTGCCGTCGTCCACGGTCGGTTACGAGAAGCTGTCGAACTGGGGTGTGGCTGAGGCGGACGAGGCGGCGTTCGTGGCCGCCGTGCTCGACGGGCAACCCGAGCCGCCGCGGTATTTCGCGGTGATGAAGCGCATCAACCGGGAAGGCCCGCCAGTGCTGGGCCGGTCGCCGGCCGCGCCGCGGTTGGCCTCGAACGACGTGGTGGTTGCGACGTCGAGCCGCAGCCGGTGGATGCTCGACTTGCGACCGGCCAGCGAATACGCCGACGGCGCGATCGACGGCAGTGTGTCGCTACCCTACTCCAAGAGCTTCAGCACCTGGGCGGGATCGATCATTCCGGTGACGGACGAAATCGTGCTGATGTCGGACGGGGAGAGCGACGCCGTGTCGTGGGCGGTTCGCGATCTCTCGCGCATCGGTTTTGATCGGATCGTTGGCTGGGTTGATGCGCGCGAGGCCTTGGCCGCCGCTCGCGACGCGGGCCAAGCAGTGCACCGCATCCCGCAGACATCGGTCACGGACGTCCCGTCGCAACGGGCCGATGGCGCGGCGACCGTCATCGACGTGCGAGGCCGCACGGAGTGGGACGCCGGCCATATCGATGGTGCTCTCCACGTGCCGCTGGGCGACCTGCGTCAACGCCTCGACGAGCTCCCCGCCACGCCGCTGCTCGTGCACTGCCAGTCCGGCGTGCGGTCCGCAGTGGCGACCAGCCTCCTCCACCGTCTCGGTCGACAGGACGCGGTGAATATCCGCGGCGGCTTCGCGGCGTGGATCGCGGCCGGGTTGCCGACAGCGGGACGAAACGAATGA
- the argJ gene encoding bifunctional glutamate N-acetyltransferase/amino-acid acetyltransferase ArgJ produces the protein MSSAITFHATPVFPRGFRCASRNVGLKPSARDLTLFASDVDAAAAAVFTRNHFPGAPIILGRETIKGGMLRAIIANSKVSNVATGTRGVENARRMAVAAAAELGTTSERVLVSSTGVIGVQLPIETIELGVVGMTSDLQDDPMVGAEGIMTTDTHPKALSASIGNATITWVAKGSGMIEPNMATMLSYIFTDAAIDAPTLDRLLRVAVAPTFNMLSVDTDTSTSDTCAILANGLAGAVDEADFLAVLTAGCRRMTEILARDGEGAEHLVRVTVRGALNDTEAHVVAKSILNSPLVKTMVHGADPNVGRLLMAVGKCFDCTIRPVTTDAWINGFQVVGHGERLAFDDAVVRETLSREVVDLSVSLGVGDGEAIAYGCDLTKGYVDENASYYSS, from the coding sequence ATGTCCTCCGCTATCACGTTTCATGCGACCCCGGTGTTTCCACGCGGCTTTCGCTGCGCCAGCCGCAATGTCGGCCTCAAGCCGTCGGCTCGCGATCTGACGTTGTTCGCCAGTGATGTCGACGCCGCCGCCGCCGCCGTGTTTACCCGCAATCATTTTCCCGGCGCGCCAATCATCCTTGGCCGCGAAACGATCAAGGGCGGTATGCTGCGGGCGATCATCGCGAACAGCAAGGTGAGCAATGTCGCGACGGGCACGCGCGGCGTGGAGAACGCGCGACGGATGGCCGTGGCGGCCGCGGCCGAGCTGGGAACGACTTCGGAACGCGTGTTGGTGAGCTCGACCGGTGTGATCGGCGTGCAGTTGCCGATCGAGACGATCGAGCTGGGCGTGGTCGGCATGACGTCCGATCTGCAGGACGATCCCATGGTGGGCGCCGAGGGCATCATGACGACGGACACGCATCCGAAAGCGCTGTCGGCATCGATCGGCAACGCCACGATCACCTGGGTGGCGAAGGGGTCCGGCATGATCGAGCCGAACATGGCCACGATGCTGTCGTACATCTTCACCGACGCGGCGATTGACGCGCCGACACTGGATCGACTCCTGCGCGTCGCGGTGGCGCCGACGTTCAACATGCTGTCGGTCGACACCGATACGAGCACGTCCGACACCTGCGCGATCTTGGCCAACGGCTTGGCCGGCGCGGTTGACGAAGCGGATTTCCTCGCGGTCCTTACGGCCGGCTGCCGTCGCATGACGGAGATTCTGGCGCGTGACGGCGAGGGCGCCGAGCATCTGGTCCGCGTGACGGTGCGAGGTGCCCTGAACGACACGGAAGCGCATGTGGTCGCGAAGTCCATCCTGAATTCGCCGCTGGTGAAGACGATGGTGCACGGCGCCGATCCGAACGTCGGCCGCTTGCTGATGGCGGTCGGCAAGTGCTTCGATTGCACGATCCGTCCGGTAACGACGGATGCATGGATCAACGGCTTTCAGGTGGTCGGCCACGGCGAGCGGCTGGCCTTCGACGACGCGGTGGTACGGGAGACGTTGTCGCGCGAAGTCGTGGATCTGTCGGTGTCGCTGGGCGTCGGTGACGGCGAGGCGATCGCGTACGGTTGCGACTTGACTAAGGGCTACGTGGACGAGAACGCGTCTTATTACAGCAGTTGA
- a CDS encoding amidase family protein, with protein MPRHAQLTTALLFVATAATSLSAQPARRPFRIEEATIAQIHAAFKSKALTCRALTKAYLDRIDALDKRGPAINAIILVNPDAIAVADSLDKRYAAGGPTGPLHCVPMIVKDNFETMGMQTTGGSLALEGWKPLQDATMVRQIKHAGAIVLAKSNLAEWAFTPYETVSSILPGYTHNPYALDRVTAGSSGGTAAAVAASFGAVGLGTDTGNSIRGPSAHQALVGIRSTMGLTSRAGVIPLNASADVAGPMARTVADAVAVFDVVVGSDPADSVTAPADAKRRASYASFLVRGALKGARVGILRQAYERPTLDAEVQRVFERAVADLRAHGAVIVEVRVDSLDAIQRRQQGGCNRFKADFERYFAARGSNAPVKTIDEVLRSRKFHPTVEQRLRDASQVTELPEASVGCQSRERVRTALRDAVQQMMDTLQLDAAIYPTWSNAPRLIGDLNTPHGDNSQLFSPSTGFPAITVPMGYTRDNRLPAGLSFLGRPWSEGRLIQLVYDYEQATKHRRAPVLTAR; from the coding sequence ATGCCCAGACACGCCCAACTCACCACCGCACTGCTCTTCGTCGCGACCGCAGCGACGTCGCTCTCCGCCCAGCCGGCCCGTCGACCATTTCGGATCGAGGAAGCGACCATCGCCCAGATCCATGCGGCGTTCAAGTCGAAGGCGCTGACCTGTCGTGCGCTCACGAAGGCCTATCTCGATCGTATCGACGCCCTCGACAAGCGCGGCCCGGCGATCAACGCGATCATTCTGGTGAATCCGGATGCCATCGCCGTGGCCGATTCGCTCGACAAGCGCTACGCCGCTGGCGGGCCCACGGGCCCGCTGCACTGCGTCCCGATGATCGTGAAGGACAACTTCGAGACCATGGGCATGCAGACCACTGGTGGCTCGTTGGCGCTCGAAGGGTGGAAGCCGCTGCAGGACGCCACGATGGTGCGGCAGATCAAGCACGCCGGGGCCATCGTGTTGGCGAAGTCGAATCTCGCCGAGTGGGCGTTCACGCCGTACGAGACCGTCAGCTCGATCCTGCCGGGCTACACACACAATCCGTATGCGCTCGATCGGGTCACGGCCGGATCGAGTGGTGGGACCGCCGCCGCCGTGGCCGCCAGCTTCGGCGCAGTCGGACTCGGCACCGACACCGGCAATTCCATCCGTGGCCCGTCGGCCCATCAGGCGTTGGTCGGCATTCGCTCCACGATGGGCCTCACCTCGCGGGCCGGCGTGATCCCACTCAACGCGTCGGCCGATGTTGCCGGTCCAATGGCACGGACCGTCGCCGATGCCGTTGCCGTGTTCGACGTGGTGGTCGGCAGTGATCCCGCGGATTCCGTTACCGCTCCAGCCGATGCCAAGCGCCGCGCGTCGTATGCCAGCTTCCTGGTGCGTGGTGCACTCAAAGGCGCGCGCGTCGGCATTCTGCGGCAGGCGTATGAGCGGCCAACGCTCGACGCAGAAGTGCAGCGCGTGTTCGAGCGCGCCGTCGCCGACCTGCGGGCGCACGGTGCCGTGATCGTCGAGGTGCGAGTCGATTCGCTCGACGCCATTCAGCGTCGCCAGCAGGGTGGCTGCAATCGGTTCAAGGCCGACTTCGAACGCTACTTCGCCGCGCGCGGTTCGAACGCCCCAGTGAAGACCATCGACGAGGTGCTCCGCAGCCGGAAGTTCCACCCCACCGTGGAGCAGCGTCTGCGTGACGCCTCGCAGGTGACCGAACTCCCTGAAGCCAGCGTTGGCTGCCAGAGCCGTGAGCGGGTCCGCACGGCGCTGCGCGACGCCGTGCAGCAGATGATGGACACGCTGCAACTCGACGCCGCGATCTATCCCACGTGGAGTAACGCGCCGCGCCTCATCGGCGACCTGAACACGCCGCACGGCGACAACAGTCAACTCTTCTCGCCCAGTACCGGCTTCCCCGCCATCACCGTGCCGATGGGCTACACGCGCGACAATCGATTACCCGCCGGCCTGAGTTTCCTCGGGCGCCCATGGAGCGAAGGACGGCTGATTCAGCTCGTGTACGACTACGAGCAGGCCACCAAGCATCGTCGCGCGCCGGTGCTGACGGCGCGCTGA
- a CDS encoding ATP-binding protein codes for MGRSDAATCPSTNWYCAAGPTLMTSNAFHALEPTSSLRSRTEALAATELMDAPTSVVLDRLTRAASRLLGVPVSLVSLVDDYRQLFAGVTDRENVLQGARETLLRDSICRHVVESSAPLIIPDTRCSDIARAINTDPGWWVKSYVGVPLATADGITLGALCAIDTVPRIWSEAEIESLGDLAFAAAAELDLRISLHQRRLSETRFQAFMDHSPVVAVLLDRDGILEYANNMFGIHFEVSVQQAVGRSISTMSDPLAQAIAAQCALVLRRGQCAERTETLTTPDGDERQWLLYTFPVNTNTGQGAVGTVALDLTQRRMLERQLQQSQKLEAIGQLASGIAHEINTPSQYVSDNVQFLQQVFNEIRWVLDDARDGLDRSTIERSGAGERRNEMTPETAAYLADEVPRAFEQTIEGMQRIAGIVHSIKAFSHPGGADAEDADINAALANTLVVARNEWKFVAVLETNYDPTLPPVRCFPGELNQVFLNIIVNAAQAMAASLRQGTLRVTTRADGEQVHIIISDTGTGIPERIRDKIFNPFFTTKPVGTGTGQGLAISHTVVVEKHGGQLTCDSVEGVGTTFTITLPIKGCFDVARQDVRRLSEDAA; via the coding sequence GTGGGTCGATCTGATGCAGCGACCTGTCCGAGCACAAACTGGTACTGCGCCGCTGGCCCCACGCTGATGACCTCGAACGCCTTTCACGCGCTCGAACCCACGTCGTCCCTCCGTTCGCGCACGGAAGCGCTCGCGGCAACGGAACTGATGGACGCGCCAACGAGTGTCGTGCTCGACCGCCTCACACGCGCCGCCAGCCGCCTGCTGGGAGTTCCGGTCTCGCTCGTTTCGCTGGTTGACGACTACCGCCAGCTGTTTGCCGGCGTGACCGATCGCGAGAACGTGTTGCAAGGCGCACGCGAAACACTGTTGCGGGATTCGATCTGCCGTCACGTGGTCGAATCCTCGGCGCCATTGATCATACCTGACACGAGATGCAGCGACATTGCCCGGGCGATCAATACCGATCCGGGCTGGTGGGTCAAATCGTATGTCGGTGTGCCACTGGCGACGGCCGACGGCATTACGCTCGGGGCGCTCTGTGCGATCGATACGGTACCGCGCATCTGGAGTGAGGCGGAGATCGAGAGCCTCGGCGATCTGGCGTTCGCCGCCGCAGCAGAGTTGGACCTCCGCATTTCCCTGCACCAGCGCCGGTTGAGTGAGACACGGTTCCAGGCGTTCATGGATCACTCACCGGTGGTTGCCGTGCTGCTCGATCGGGACGGCATCCTCGAGTATGCGAACAACATGTTCGGGATCCATTTTGAGGTGTCGGTCCAGCAGGCCGTAGGCCGATCGATATCGACGATGTCGGATCCGCTTGCGCAAGCGATCGCCGCGCAGTGCGCGCTTGTCCTGCGGCGCGGGCAATGTGCCGAGCGTACGGAGACCCTCACGACACCGGACGGTGACGAACGGCAATGGCTGTTGTACACCTTTCCCGTGAACACCAACACTGGACAGGGCGCCGTGGGAACGGTGGCGCTCGATCTCACGCAGCGGCGCATGCTCGAGCGTCAGCTACAGCAGTCGCAGAAGCTCGAAGCGATCGGACAGCTCGCATCGGGAATCGCACACGAGATCAATACGCCGTCGCAATACGTGTCCGACAATGTGCAGTTCCTGCAGCAGGTGTTCAACGAAATTCGGTGGGTACTCGACGATGCGCGCGATGGACTGGATCGATCGACGATCGAGCGCTCCGGCGCCGGCGAGCGCCGCAACGAGATGACGCCCGAAACGGCAGCGTACCTTGCCGACGAAGTTCCACGCGCATTCGAACAGACGATCGAGGGCATGCAACGCATCGCCGGCATCGTCCACAGCATCAAAGCCTTCTCGCATCCGGGCGGCGCCGACGCTGAGGACGCGGACATCAACGCGGCGCTGGCAAATACACTCGTGGTGGCGAGGAATGAATGGAAGTTCGTCGCCGTCCTGGAGACGAACTACGATCCGACGTTACCCCCGGTTCGCTGCTTTCCCGGCGAGCTGAATCAGGTTTTCCTGAACATCATCGTGAATGCGGCCCAGGCGATGGCGGCGTCGCTGCGCCAAGGCACGTTGCGCGTGACGACGCGCGCCGACGGGGAACAGGTCCATATCATCATCTCCGATACCGGTACCGGAATTCCGGAGCGAATCCGGGACAAGATCTTCAATCCGTTCTTCACCACGAAGCCGGTGGGCACCGGTACCGGTCAGGGTCTTGCGATCTCGCATACAGTGGTGGTGGAGAAGCATGGTGGTCAGCTCACGTGTGACTCAGTCGAAGGGGTCGGGACCACCTTCACGATCACCTTGCCGATCAAGGGCTGTTTCGACGTGGCGCGTCAGGATGTACGACGCCTGAGCGAGGACGCCGCGTGA
- a CDS encoding TonB-dependent receptor yields the protein MPIEPRFSSTRRILRCAPFSALGVAVLTLAATPARAQSRPPVDSGRADSARVTRAQDVQRVRVTVTRDAARSPLELPFAWSRAAIDDRPALRRSGVGDLLLGLPGVQVQDRANPSQDPRIAIRGFGARSAFGVRGVRILRDGIPLTLPDGQTPLDWLDLESVGRVDVVRGTAAALYGNAAGGVIDFRSRAPSARPFAIDARLWDGGGLQRGSVLASGSRRDTTGVVQGGAWLGSVTRTTGDGPRQWSHLDATSAFGRALATVGGTRFEVQGTRYDTPRAENTGALTAAELARDPRLPDSLNITRRSRKAVQQSQLSLLAARGDGANTLNASLFVGARTLDNPLPFAIVAVDRHVAGGSLHGAFRTTQWSWPVRLGAGIDAQRQVDDRRNFENCSSLAATAPATTLCPKPGTERGAIRLNQQERVGGLGGYVRAEVEAPHRVFASAALRYDRVNFAVRDRFITATNLDDSGERVLSAVSPMLGISWRARPLMSVYANLSTAFETPTITELTNQDNGAAGLNALLDPQRTRTAEIGVQGVLWSRLRADVALFRASVRDELVPFDVPNQPGRRAFRNAGRTSRQGVETNLTASTSMFDVGVAHTWSRFEFDTYRVGAANYDGKVIPGIPAHLLQAYITARRAGWFTTVDGTASSRVSADDASSVYAAGYAALNVRAGYTAPRVGHVRLEPTVGIENMFDRRYAGSVVINATRSRYFEPGLPRRLTFVMRIQAE from the coding sequence GTGCCTATCGAACCTCGCTTTTCGTCGACGCGCCGGATCCTCCGCTGCGCTCCGTTCTCGGCCCTTGGCGTTGCCGTGCTCACGCTCGCCGCAACGCCGGCACGCGCGCAATCGCGCCCACCCGTCGATAGCGGGAGGGCCGACAGCGCACGGGTGACGCGCGCGCAGGACGTGCAGCGCGTTCGCGTGACCGTCACGCGGGACGCCGCCCGTTCGCCGCTCGAGTTGCCCTTCGCCTGGTCGCGCGCCGCCATCGACGACCGCCCGGCACTGCGTCGCAGCGGCGTCGGCGACCTGCTGCTCGGTCTCCCCGGCGTGCAGGTGCAGGATCGGGCCAATCCGTCGCAGGATCCACGGATCGCCATTCGCGGCTTCGGCGCGCGGTCGGCCTTCGGGGTCCGCGGCGTGCGTATTCTGCGCGACGGCATTCCGCTCACGCTGCCCGATGGCCAGACTCCGCTCGACTGGCTCGACCTCGAATCGGTCGGGCGCGTGGATGTGGTACGAGGCACGGCGGCCGCGCTATATGGTAATGCGGCCGGCGGCGTCATCGATTTCCGCTCGCGCGCGCCGTCGGCACGTCCCTTCGCGATCGATGCCCGGCTGTGGGATGGCGGTGGCCTGCAGCGCGGCTCCGTGCTCGCCTCGGGCAGCCGGCGCGATACCACGGGTGTCGTTCAAGGTGGCGCGTGGCTCGGGTCCGTCACGCGCACCACGGGCGATGGTCCGCGGCAGTGGTCACATCTCGATGCCACCAGCGCCTTCGGCCGTGCGCTGGCGACGGTGGGGGGGACCCGCTTCGAAGTGCAGGGCACGCGCTACGACACGCCGCGTGCCGAGAATACCGGGGCGCTCACGGCGGCCGAGCTGGCGCGCGATCCGCGGCTCCCCGACTCGCTCAACATCACGCGTCGCTCGCGCAAAGCGGTGCAGCAGTCGCAGCTCTCCCTACTGGCGGCACGCGGCGACGGAGCTAACACACTCAACGCGTCGCTCTTCGTGGGCGCCCGCACGCTGGACAATCCGCTGCCGTTCGCCATCGTGGCGGTCGATCGGCATGTCGCCGGTGGATCGCTGCACGGTGCGTTCCGCACCACGCAATGGTCGTGGCCCGTGCGGCTCGGGGCGGGCATCGACGCGCAACGCCAAGTTGACGATCGACGCAATTTCGAGAACTGCAGCTCACTGGCCGCGACGGCGCCCGCCACCACGCTCTGTCCGAAGCCGGGCACTGAGCGCGGGGCGATTCGTCTCAATCAGCAGGAGCGCGTGGGCGGACTTGGCGGCTACGTGCGCGCCGAAGTGGAGGCGCCGCATCGCGTCTTCGCCAGCGCGGCGCTGCGATACGACCGCGTGAACTTCGCGGTGCGTGACCGCTTCATCACGGCCACCAATCTCGACGACTCCGGTGAGCGCGTGCTCAGCGCGGTGAGCCCCATGCTCGGCATCTCGTGGCGCGCCCGACCCCTGATGTCGGTCTACGCAAATCTGAGCACGGCCTTCGAGACGCCGACCATCACCGAACTCACGAATCAGGACAACGGCGCGGCCGGCCTGAATGCGTTGCTCGATCCGCAGCGCACGCGCACGGCGGAGATTGGCGTGCAGGGCGTGCTCTGGTCGCGGCTGCGCGCCGACGTGGCGCTGTTTCGTGCCAGCGTACGCGATGAACTGGTGCCGTTCGACGTACCCAATCAGCCGGGACGGCGTGCGTTCCGGAACGCCGGGCGCACCTCGCGCCAAGGCGTCGAAACCAATCTCACGGCGTCCACCTCGATGTTCGATGTCGGCGTGGCGCACACGTGGTCGCGTTTCGAGTTCGACACCTACCGCGTGGGCGCGGCGAACTACGACGGCAAGGTCATTCCCGGTATTCCGGCGCACCTGCTGCAGGCGTACATCACGGCCCGGCGCGCCGGCTGGTTCACCACCGTCGATGGGACAGCGTCCTCACGCGTGAGCGCCGACGATGCCAGCTCCGTGTACGCCGCGGGATACGCGGCGTTGAACGTGCGCGCGGGCTATACCGCACCGCGCGTGGGGCATGTACGACTCGAGCCGACGGTCGGGATCGAAAACATGTTCGATCGTCGCTACGCCGGCTCGGTGGTGATCAATGCGACGCGCTCACGGTATTTCGAACCGGGCCTGCCGCGCCGGCTCACCTTCGTGATGCGCATCCAGGCGGAGTAG